From the Caballeronia sp. NK8 genome, one window contains:
- the purL gene encoding phosphoribosylformylglycinamidine synthase, translating into MAHFSCFPGASALSDFRQTRLLETLARIDANIVGVRGQFLHFVNASEPLTDDDNSRIEALMHYGAPFEESKERGHVESFMVVPRFGTVSPWASKATDIAHHCGLDKVRRIERGVEYSVIMKSGFLGGKKALSDEARAAVADALHDRMTESVAASREQALHLFDELPARPLQTVDIIGARHKALEAANAELGLALADDEIDYLVNAFEGLKRNPTDVELMMFAQANSEHCRHKIFNGEWTIDGDKQDMSLFQMIRNTEKLNHEGTIVAYSDNSAVMRGGVAERWFPRGTDEQYRRHVELTHTLMKVETHNHPTAISPFAGAATGSGGEIRDEGATGRGARPKAGLAGFTVSNLDLPDAREKWENARDSAVPLASRNPADQHEPYGKPERIASPLQIMIDGPIGAAAFNNEFGRPNLGGYFRTYEQNVAGRVRGYHKPIMIAGGIGNISDQHTHKNDLPAGTLLIQIGGPGMRIGMGGGAASSMATGANTAELDFDSVQRGNPEIQRRAQEVINTCWQMGEGNPILSIHDVGAGGISNAFPELVDGAGKGARFDLRKVQLEESGLSPREIWSNEAQERYVLAISPADLPAFQAICERERCPVAVVGVATEERQLKLIDEANDGQEPVDMPMDVLLGKPPKMHRDVKRESAQFTPVDVTGLPLSEVAVDVLKHPTVASKSFLITIGDRSVGGTTARDQFVGPWQVPVADCAVTTMDYAGYRGEAMTMAERTPLAVIDAPASGRMAVGEAVTNIASAPIESLNKLKLSANWMAACGSAGEDAALYDTVKAIGMELCPALGISIPVGKDSLSMRTKWQDARGGAREVVSPVSLIISAFAPVEDVRRHLTPQLVNDTNTVLIAIDLGRGRNRMGGSILAQVTQQVGDTVPDVDDPEDLKRFFNAIQALNADGKLLAYHDRSDGGLWATVCEMAFAGHVGVSLNIDMLTLDAEHESDYGDAKDWAKQTSGRREDRTIRALFSEELGAVVQVRASERDAVLAALREHGLSACSHVIGKPNESGAIEIYRDAKKIFDAPRVELHRAWSEVSWRIARLRDNPACADAEYDALLDAADPGIAPVLTFDLAEDVAAPFVSTQARPRVAILREQGVNSHLETAYAFDRAGFDAHDVHMSDLLEGRATLADFAGAVACGGFSYGDVLGAGEGWAKTIRFNPRLADMFAAFFGRADTFALGICNGCQMMSSLASIIPGAENWPKFTRNKSEQFEARFSLVEVQSSPSIFFAGMEGSRIPVAVAHGEGFADFSQQGDQAKALVAMRYVDHRGNATEQYPFNPNGSPQGITSVTTPDGRFTVLMPHMERVHRNVQMSWTPDDWTTDGSPWLRVFQNARRFLG; encoded by the coding sequence ATGGCCCACTTCTCGTGTTTCCCCGGCGCTTCGGCCCTCTCCGATTTCCGTCAGACCCGCCTCCTCGAAACGCTCGCCCGCATCGACGCGAATATCGTCGGCGTGCGCGGCCAGTTCCTGCATTTCGTCAACGCGTCCGAGCCGCTCACGGACGATGACAACAGCCGTATCGAGGCGCTGATGCACTACGGCGCGCCGTTCGAGGAATCGAAGGAACGCGGCCACGTCGAGAGCTTCATGGTGGTGCCGCGCTTCGGCACGGTCTCGCCGTGGGCGAGCAAGGCGACCGACATCGCGCATCATTGCGGGCTCGACAAGGTGCGGCGCATCGAGCGCGGCGTCGAGTACTCGGTGATCATGAAAAGCGGCTTTCTCGGCGGCAAGAAGGCGCTGTCCGACGAAGCCCGCGCGGCCGTCGCGGATGCGCTGCACGACCGCATGACGGAAAGCGTCGCGGCATCGCGTGAACAGGCGCTGCATCTGTTCGACGAACTGCCCGCCAGGCCGCTGCAGACCGTCGACATCATCGGCGCGAGACACAAGGCGCTCGAGGCCGCGAACGCGGAACTCGGCCTCGCGCTCGCCGACGACGAAATCGACTATCTGGTGAACGCGTTCGAAGGCCTGAAGCGCAATCCGACCGATGTCGAGCTGATGATGTTCGCGCAAGCCAACAGCGAGCATTGCCGCCACAAGATCTTCAACGGCGAATGGACCATCGATGGCGACAAGCAGGACATGTCGCTGTTCCAGATGATCCGCAATACGGAAAAGCTGAATCACGAAGGCACGATCGTCGCATATTCGGACAATTCGGCTGTCATGCGTGGCGGCGTCGCCGAGCGCTGGTTCCCGCGCGGCACGGACGAGCAGTATCGGCGTCACGTCGAACTGACGCATACGCTGATGAAGGTCGAGACGCACAATCACCCGACCGCGATTTCCCCGTTCGCGGGCGCGGCGACCGGTTCCGGCGGCGAAATCCGCGACGAAGGCGCGACGGGCCGTGGCGCGCGTCCGAAGGCCGGTCTCGCGGGCTTCACCGTGTCGAACCTCGATCTGCCCGACGCGCGCGAAAAATGGGAGAACGCGCGCGACTCCGCCGTGCCGCTCGCGTCGCGCAATCCGGCCGACCAGCACGAGCCGTATGGCAAGCCCGAGCGCATCGCGTCGCCGTTGCAGATCATGATCGACGGGCCGATCGGCGCCGCCGCGTTCAACAACGAATTCGGCCGGCCGAATCTGGGCGGCTATTTCCGCACCTACGAGCAGAACGTCGCGGGCCGCGTGCGCGGCTATCACAAGCCGATCATGATCGCGGGCGGCATCGGCAATATCTCGGATCAGCACACGCACAAGAACGATCTGCCGGCGGGCACGCTGCTGATCCAGATCGGCGGGCCGGGCATGCGTATCGGCATGGGCGGCGGCGCGGCATCGTCGATGGCGACCGGCGCGAACACCGCCGAACTCGACTTCGACTCGGTCCAGCGCGGCAACCCGGAAATCCAGCGCCGCGCGCAGGAAGTCATCAACACCTGCTGGCAGATGGGCGAGGGCAATCCGATCCTGTCGATCCACGACGTCGGCGCGGGCGGCATCTCGAACGCGTTCCCGGAACTCGTCGATGGCGCGGGCAAGGGCGCGCGCTTCGATCTGCGCAAGGTGCAACTGGAAGAAAGCGGCCTGTCGCCGCGTGAAATCTGGTCGAACGAAGCGCAGGAGCGTTACGTGCTCGCCATTTCGCCCGCCGATCTGCCCGCGTTTCAGGCGATCTGCGAGCGCGAACGCTGCCCGGTGGCCGTCGTCGGCGTGGCGACGGAAGAGCGTCAACTGAAACTGATCGACGAGGCCAACGACGGCCAGGAGCCCGTCGACATGCCGATGGACGTGCTGCTCGGCAAGCCGCCCAAGATGCACCGCGACGTGAAGCGCGAGAGCGCGCAATTCACGCCCGTCGACGTGACGGGGCTGCCGCTGTCCGAAGTCGCCGTCGACGTGCTGAAGCATCCGACGGTCGCGAGCAAGTCCTTCCTCATCACCATCGGCGACCGCTCGGTCGGCGGCACGACCGCGCGCGACCAGTTCGTCGGCCCGTGGCAGGTGCCCGTCGCCGATTGTGCCGTGACGACGATGGATTACGCGGGCTACCGCGGCGAAGCGATGACGATGGCCGAGCGCACGCCGCTCGCCGTCATCGACGCGCCCGCATCGGGCCGCATGGCGGTGGGCGAGGCGGTGACGAACATCGCGTCGGCGCCGATCGAGTCGCTGAACAAGCTGAAGCTGTCGGCGAACTGGATGGCCGCGTGCGGCAGCGCGGGCGAAGACGCCGCGCTCTACGACACCGTGAAGGCCATCGGCATGGAGCTGTGCCCGGCGCTCGGCATCAGCATTCCGGTCGGCAAGGATTCGCTGTCGATGCGCACGAAGTGGCAGGACGCACGCGGCGGTGCGCGCGAGGTCGTGTCGCCGGTGTCGCTGATCATTTCGGCGTTCGCGCCGGTGGAAGACGTGCGCCGTCACCTGACGCCCCAGCTCGTGAACGACACCAACACGGTGCTGATCGCGATCGATCTGGGCCGCGGCCGCAACCGCATGGGCGGCAGCATCCTCGCGCAAGTGACGCAGCAGGTCGGCGACACGGTGCCCGATGTCGACGATCCCGAAGACCTCAAACGCTTCTTCAACGCGATCCAGGCGCTCAACGCCGATGGCAAGCTGCTCGCCTACCACGACCGCTCCGACGGCGGCCTGTGGGCGACCGTTTGCGAGATGGCGTTCGCGGGTCACGTGGGTGTGTCGCTGAACATCGACATGCTGACGCTCGACGCGGAGCACGAATCCGACTACGGCGACGCGAAGGACTGGGCCAAGCAGACGAGCGGCCGCCGCGAAGACCGTACGATCCGCGCGCTGTTCTCCGAAGAACTCGGCGCGGTGGTGCAGGTGCGCGCATCGGAGCGTGACGCGGTGCTGGCCGCGTTGCGCGAACACGGTCTGTCGGCGTGCTCGCATGTGATCGGCAAGCCGAACGAGAGCGGCGCGATCGAGATTTATCGCGATGCGAAGAAGATTTTCGATGCACCGCGTGTCGAGCTGCATCGCGCGTGGAGCGAGGTGAGCTGGCGCATCGCGCGTCTGCGCGACAACCCGGCCTGCGCGGACGCCGAATACGACGCGCTGCTCGATGCGGCCGATCCCGGCATCGCGCCGGTGCTGACCTTCGATCTGGCCGAAGACGTCGCCGCGCCCTTCGTTTCGACGCAGGCGCGGCCACGCGTCGCGATTCTGCGCGAGCAGGGCGTGAACTCGCATCTGGAGACGGCCTATGCATTCGACCGCGCCGGCTTCGACGCGCACGATGTCCACATGAGCGACCTGCTCGAAGGCCGCGCGACGCTCGCCGATTTCGCGGGCGCGGTTGCGTGCGGCGGCTTCTCCTACGGCGACGTGCTGGGCGCGGGCGAGGGCTGGGCCAAGACGATCCGTTTCAACCCGCGTCTTGCCGACATGTTCGCTGCGTTTTTCGGTCGCGCGGACACCTTCGCGCTCGGCATCTGCAATGGCTGCCAGATGATGTCGAGCCTGGCGTCGATCATCCCCGGCGCGGAGAACTGGCCGAAGTTCACGCGCAACAAGTCGGAGCAGTTCGAGGCGCGTTTCTCGCTCGTCGAAGTGCAGAGCTCGCCGTCGATCTTCTTTGCGGGTATGGAAGGGTCGCGCATTCCGGTCGCGGTCGCCCACGGCGAAGGCTTCGCTGACTTCTCGCAGCAGGGTGATCAGGCGAAGGCGCTCGTCGCGATGCGGTACGTCGATCATCGCGGCAATGCGACGGAGCAGTATCCGTTCAACCCGAACGGCTCGCCGCAGGGCATCACCTCGGTGACGACGCCCGATGGGCGCTTTACGGTGCTGATGCCGCATATGGAGCGTGTGCATCGTAATGTGCAGATGAGCTGGACGCCCGATGACTGGACCACTGACGGAAGCCCGTGGTTGCGGGTGTTTCAGAACGCGCGGCGGTTCCTCGGTTGA
- a CDS encoding family 20 glycosylhydrolase, with protein MTTACGDSSDSSATNLSPTARAAALGENLMVRVEIDANDAAKSGTNCADLGADWASCARGKLILENTGGRSLASGGWTLYVHSIRRILMVEHPGFAWKHITGDLYALTPRAGAFALGAGERIEVPFVGEYWYQRYSDLLPRAYVVADGNATPAILKHNDTDDETQYVDRIPPSADDAAGLAATPAQVQRARAEAAPPSAQQSAARAVPSVLRETAGEGAAQVGGIDLSVSGLTSSQTAALKSRVTTLGLNGAAVRVNGQIVGGALPADIARSGGYRLTIAPGGVNVDAFDAAGLFYGVQTLLSLTPAGGGSVPAMTIEDAPRYALRGMHVDVARNFRQPATLRRLIDQMGAYKLNRLHLHLSDDEGWRIEIPGLPELTDIGAKRCHDLTETTCLLPQLASGPDNRSGGGYLSRADYVALVRYAADRFVEIIPEIDMPGHSRAAVVSMEARYQRLSALGNTGSASAYRLLDPADTSNATTVQFYDRRSFINPCSAGAQRFASKVIGEIASMHREAGAPLSVWHFGGDEAKNILLGAGFQPLDGTDPRKGHVNLAVQDKPWGRSPQCAALIASGKVASVDELPSMFARQVSQIVHANGIGTMAAWQDGIKHANGPQDFATSSTMVTMWDTIFWGASDTVQTLSSQGYKTVLALPDYLYFDFPYAFDQHERGYYWGSHGTDGFKTFSLAPDNLPQNAEIMADRDGNPFEVTSAGPAPRIEGIQGQAWAEVMRTDQQFEYMVYPRLLALAERAWHRAAWERPYAQGERYKLGETDKVDKAALAQDWASFLSVVQNRELPKLGRSGAVTRAKLGG; from the coding sequence ATGACGACAGCCTGCGGCGACAGCTCTGACTCAAGCGCAACAAATCTGTCACCAACGGCCCGCGCAGCCGCCCTCGGCGAGAACCTGATGGTACGCGTCGAGATCGACGCCAACGATGCCGCAAAATCCGGCACGAACTGCGCCGACCTCGGCGCCGACTGGGCGAGCTGCGCACGCGGCAAGCTGATTCTCGAAAACACCGGCGGTCGCAGCCTCGCGTCAGGCGGCTGGACGCTATACGTACACAGCATCCGCCGCATCCTGATGGTCGAGCATCCCGGATTCGCGTGGAAACACATCACCGGCGACCTCTACGCGCTCACGCCGCGCGCAGGCGCGTTCGCGCTCGGCGCGGGCGAGCGCATCGAGGTGCCGTTCGTCGGCGAATACTGGTATCAGCGCTACAGCGACCTGTTGCCGCGCGCATACGTCGTCGCTGACGGCAATGCGACGCCCGCCATCCTCAAGCACAACGATACCGATGACGAAACGCAGTACGTCGACCGCATCCCGCCGAGCGCGGACGACGCAGCCGGGCTCGCCGCGACGCCCGCGCAAGTGCAGCGCGCCCGCGCGGAAGCCGCGCCGCCCTCTGCGCAGCAAAGCGCCGCGCGCGCCGTGCCCTCCGTGCTGCGCGAGACGGCGGGCGAGGGCGCGGCGCAGGTCGGCGGGATCGATCTGTCGGTATCGGGATTGACGTCGTCGCAAACGGCGGCGCTCAAATCGCGCGTGACGACGCTCGGCCTGAACGGCGCGGCCGTGCGTGTGAACGGGCAGATCGTTGGTGGCGCGCTGCCCGCCGATATCGCGCGCTCGGGCGGCTATCGCCTGACGATCGCGCCAGGCGGCGTGAACGTCGACGCATTCGACGCCGCCGGGCTCTTCTACGGCGTGCAGACGCTGCTGTCGCTCACGCCCGCGGGCGGCGGCAGCGTGCCGGCGATGACGATCGAAGACGCGCCGCGCTATGCCCTGCGCGGCATGCACGTGGACGTCGCGCGCAACTTCCGCCAGCCCGCCACGCTGCGCCGCCTGATCGACCAGATGGGCGCGTACAAGCTCAACCGGCTGCATCTGCATCTGTCGGACGACGAAGGCTGGCGCATCGAGATTCCCGGTCTGCCCGAACTCACCGACATCGGCGCGAAGCGTTGTCACGATCTCACCGAAACAACGTGCCTGCTGCCGCAACTCGCTTCTGGACCCGACAACCGTTCGGGCGGCGGCTATCTGAGCCGCGCCGACTATGTCGCGCTGGTGCGCTACGCGGCGGACCGGTTCGTCGAGATCATTCCCGAGATCGACATGCCCGGGCATTCGCGCGCCGCGGTCGTATCGATGGAAGCGCGCTACCAGCGTCTGAGCGCGCTGGGCAACACGGGAAGCGCGAGCGCGTACAGGCTGCTCGACCCGGCGGACACATCGAATGCGACGACGGTCCAGTTCTACGATCGCCGCAGCTTCATCAATCCGTGCTCGGCCGGCGCGCAGCGTTTCGCATCGAAGGTGATCGGCGAAATCGCGTCGATGCATCGCGAGGCCGGCGCGCCGCTTTCCGTGTGGCACTTCGGCGGCGACGAGGCGAAGAACATCCTGCTCGGCGCGGGCTTTCAGCCGCTCGACGGCACCGATCCCCGCAAGGGGCACGTGAATCTCGCGGTGCAGGACAAGCCGTGGGGACGCTCGCCGCAGTGCGCGGCGCTGATCGCGTCAGGCAAGGTGGCATCCGTTGACGAATTGCCGTCGATGTTCGCGCGCCAGGTGAGCCAGATCGTGCACGCGAACGGCATCGGCACGATGGCCGCGTGGCAAGACGGCATCAAGCATGCGAACGGTCCGCAGGATTTCGCGACGTCGAGCACCATGGTGACGATGTGGGACACGATCTTCTGGGGCGCGTCCGACACCGTGCAGACGCTCAGCAGTCAGGGCTACAAGACGGTGCTCGCCCTGCCGGACTATCTGTACTTCGACTTCCCGTACGCGTTCGATCAGCACGAGCGCGGCTACTACTGGGGGTCGCACGGCACGGACGGCTTCAAGACGTTCTCGCTCGCGCCGGACAATCTGCCGCAGAACGCGGAGATCATGGCCGATCGCGACGGCAATCCGTTCGAGGTGACGAGCGCGGGACCGGCGCCGCGCATCGAAGGCATTCAGGGACAAGCCTGGGCCGAGGTGATGCGTACGGACCAGCAGTTCGAGTACATGGTGTATCCGCGTCTGCTCGCGCTGGCGGAGCGCGCATGGCATCGGGCGGCGTGGGAGCGGCCGTACGCGCAGGGCGAGCGCTACAAGCTCGGTGAGACCGATAAGGTCGACAAGGCCGCGCTCGCGCAGGATTGGGCGAGCTTCCTGAGCGTGGTGCAGAACCGCGAGTTGCCGAAGCTGGGGCGCTCGGGTGCTGTCACGAGGGCGAAGCTGGGCGGTTGA
- a CDS encoding peptidylprolyl isomerase yields MTLKKTRVWVLLAAFAAAPAFAQNIAVVNGTPIPTSRADALVKQLVAQGQQDSPQLQQAVREELINREILMQEAAREGIASRPDVKAQIAVAQQTVVLRALIEDFVKKNTPTDAEVKARYDQLVKQNGGGKELHLHHILVEDEAQAKDLIAKITGGASFEDLAKQYSKDPGSGKNGGDLDWSSPSAYVPEFGAAAEKLKKGEVTPQPVKTQFGWHVIRLDDSREVAPPPLEQVKAQIAQQIQQEKLQTFEEGLRNKAVVK; encoded by the coding sequence ATGACTTTGAAAAAAACCCGCGTCTGGGTGTTGCTCGCTGCATTCGCGGCCGCTCCCGCGTTTGCGCAAAACATCGCCGTCGTGAACGGCACGCCGATTCCCACGTCGCGCGCCGATGCGCTCGTGAAACAGCTCGTGGCGCAGGGTCAACAGGATTCGCCGCAACTTCAGCAGGCAGTGCGCGAGGAACTCATCAACCGCGAAATCCTGATGCAGGAAGCGGCGCGCGAAGGCATCGCGTCGCGCCCCGACGTGAAGGCGCAAATCGCCGTCGCGCAGCAGACCGTGGTGCTGCGCGCGCTGATCGAAGATTTCGTGAAGAAGAACACGCCCACCGACGCCGAGGTCAAGGCGCGCTATGACCAGCTCGTCAAGCAGAACGGCGGCGGCAAGGAACTGCATCTGCATCACATCCTCGTCGAGGACGAAGCGCAGGCGAAGGATCTGATCGCGAAGATCACGGGCGGCGCAAGCTTCGAGGATCTCGCGAAGCAGTATTCGAAGGACCCGGGATCGGGCAAGAACGGCGGCGATCTGGACTGGTCGTCGCCTTCGGCTTACGTGCCCGAGTTCGGTGCAGCAGCGGAGAAGCTGAAAAAGGGTGAAGTGACGCCGCAGCCGGTGAAGACGCAGTTCGGCTGGCACGTCATCCGCCTGGATGATTCGCGTGAAGTCGCCCCGCCGCCGCTCGAGCAGGTGAAGGCGCAGATCGCGCAGCAGATTCAGCAGGAAAAGCTGCAGACGTTCGAAGAGGGTCTGCGGAACAAGGCGGTGGTGAAGTAA
- a CDS encoding BolA family transcriptional regulator has product MSASFDFTTASAADKIAHLEARLNAALQPHSVHIDDDSAAHAGHAGAAAGSHYTVTIVAECFAGRARVARHRLVYDALAEEMRRGVHALAIRAYTPQEFAEQFQ; this is encoded by the coding sequence ATGAGCGCATCGTTCGATTTCACGACCGCATCGGCGGCGGACAAGATCGCGCACCTCGAAGCGCGCCTGAACGCCGCACTGCAACCGCATTCGGTGCACATCGACGACGACAGCGCCGCGCACGCGGGTCATGCCGGCGCGGCGGCGGGCAGCCATTACACGGTGACGATCGTCGCGGAATGCTTTGCCGGCCGGGCGCGCGTGGCGCGACATCGACTGGTGTATGATGCGCTGGCCGAGGAAATGCGGCGCGGCGTGCACGCGCTCGCGATCCGGGCTTACACGCCGCAGGAGTTCGCCGAACAATTCCAATAG
- a CDS encoding septation protein A — protein sequence MKFLFDLFPIILFFVAFKVWGIYTATAVAIAATLVQIAWVAFRHRKVDAMLWVSLGVVVVFGGATLVLHNDTFIKWKPTALYWLFAFALIVAQIGFRKNLIEAMMGKQIVLPHRVWGQLNVAWAVFFALLGIVNLFVAYNFTTDQWVNFKLFGATGCLVVFIVAQSFWLAKYMKEDGQ from the coding sequence ATGAAATTTCTGTTCGATCTGTTTCCGATCATCCTCTTTTTCGTCGCATTCAAGGTATGGGGCATCTATACCGCGACGGCGGTCGCGATTGCCGCGACGCTCGTGCAGATCGCCTGGGTTGCGTTCCGGCATCGCAAGGTCGATGCGATGCTGTGGGTCAGTCTCGGCGTGGTCGTCGTGTTCGGCGGCGCGACCCTCGTGCTGCACAACGATACCTTCATCAAATGGAAGCCGACCGCGTTGTACTGGCTCTTCGCGTTCGCGCTGATCGTCGCGCAGATCGGCTTCAGAAAGAATCTGATCGAAGCGATGATGGGCAAGCAGATCGTGTTGCCGCATCGCGTTTGGGGACAGTTGAATGTCGCGTGGGCGGTGTTCTTTGCGTTGCTCGGCATCGTGAACCTGTTCGTCGCGTATAACTTCACCACCGATCAGTGGGTGAACTTCAAGCTCTTCGGCGCGACTGGGTGTCTCGTCGTATTCATCGTCGCGCAAAGCTTCTGGCTCGCGAAATACATGAAGGAGGACGGGCAATGA
- the msrB gene encoding peptide-methionine (R)-S-oxide reductase MsrB, producing the protein MSREDTPTSYPLQKDDATYRRELDDMQYQVTRHAVTERPFTGKYWDHDERGVYDCVCCGTPLFESATKFDAGCGWPSYFKPINGEVIQEKTDRTHGMLRIEVLCKNCGAHLGHVFEDGPAPTGLRYCINSAALQFEPK; encoded by the coding sequence ATGAGCAGAGAAGACACCCCGACGAGCTATCCGCTGCAAAAGGACGACGCCACTTATCGCCGCGAACTCGACGACATGCAGTATCAGGTCACGCGCCACGCGGTGACCGAGCGGCCGTTCACCGGCAAATACTGGGATCACGACGAGCGCGGCGTCTATGACTGCGTGTGCTGCGGCACGCCGCTGTTCGAATCCGCCACGAAATTCGACGCCGGCTGCGGCTGGCCGAGCTACTTCAAGCCGATCAACGGCGAAGTGATTCAGGAGAAAACGGACCGCACGCACGGCATGCTGCGCATCGAAGTGCTGTGCAAGAATTGCGGCGCGCATCTCGGCCACGTATTCGAGGACGGCCCCGCGCCGACCGGTTTGCGGTATTGCATCAACTCGGCTGCGCTACAATTCGAACCCAAGTAA
- a CDS encoding YdiU family protein produces the protein MREIASAVEAGLPGSFAALGSAFLTRLPAAPVPDPYLIGLSREMAESLGFDPDIATGPEKDEFATYFAGNPTRDWAGDALPYAAVYSGHQFGVWAGQLGDGRALTLGEVQHDGARVEVQLKGAGRTPYSRMGDGRAVLRSSIREFLCSEAMHHLGIPTTRALAVIGSDLPVRRETIETAAIVTRVSPSFVRFGHFEHFYANDRIDDLRKLADHVIDRFYPHCREQDDPYLALLDEAVRSTADLMPQWQGVGFCHGVMNTDNMSILGLTIDYGPFGFMDAFNAHHICNHSDTQGRYAYGRQPQVAYWNLFCLAQALVPLFGENLPEEGRAERVVEEAQKVMERYKERFAPALVAKMRAKLGLDIEREGDDKLANGLFEIMHANRADFTLTFRNLSKLSKSDASHDAPVRDLFLDRAAFDAWAAQYRERLAHEPRNDAARAEAMNRVNPKYVLRNHLAEQAIRQANEKDFSEVARLLDVLRHPYDEQPQYEAYAGLPPDWAGDLEVSCSS, from the coding sequence ATGCGCGAAATTGCGAGCGCGGTCGAGGCCGGTTTGCCGGGCTCGTTCGCCGCGCTCGGCAGCGCTTTTCTCACGCGCCTTCCCGCCGCGCCGGTGCCCGATCCTTACCTCATCGGCCTGTCGCGGGAGATGGCCGAATCGCTCGGTTTCGATCCGGATATCGCCACCGGTCCTGAAAAGGATGAATTCGCAACGTACTTCGCCGGCAATCCGACGCGCGACTGGGCGGGCGACGCGTTGCCCTATGCCGCTGTCTATTCGGGGCATCAGTTCGGCGTGTGGGCGGGCCAGTTGGGCGATGGCCGCGCGCTCACGCTCGGCGAAGTCCAGCACGACGGCGCGCGCGTCGAAGTGCAACTGAAGGGCGCGGGCCGCACGCCGTATTCGCGCATGGGCGATGGCCGCGCGGTGCTGCGCTCGTCGATCCGCGAGTTCCTGTGTTCGGAAGCGATGCATCATCTCGGCATCCCGACGACGCGCGCGCTTGCCGTCATCGGCTCGGATCTGCCGGTGCGCCGCGAGACCATCGAAACGGCGGCGATCGTCACGCGCGTATCGCCGAGCTTCGTGCGCTTCGGCCACTTCGAGCATTTCTACGCGAACGATCGCATCGACGATCTGCGCAAGCTCGCCGATCACGTCATCGACCGTTTCTATCCGCATTGCAGGGAGCAGGACGATCCCTACCTCGCGCTGCTCGATGAAGCTGTGCGCTCCACGGCCGATCTGATGCCGCAATGGCAAGGCGTAGGCTTCTGCCACGGCGTGATGAACACCGACAACATGTCGATCCTCGGCCTCACGATCGACTATGGGCCGTTCGGCTTCATGGACGCGTTCAACGCGCATCACATCTGCAATCATTCGGATACGCAGGGACGCTATGCGTATGGCCGCCAGCCGCAGGTCGCGTACTGGAACCTCTTTTGTCTCGCGCAGGCGCTCGTGCCGCTCTTCGGTGAAAACCTGCCGGAAGAAGGCCGCGCCGAGCGCGTGGTCGAAGAGGCGCAGAAGGTGATGGAGCGCTACAAGGAACGTTTCGCGCCCGCGCTCGTCGCTAAAATGCGCGCGAAGCTCGGCCTCGATATCGAGCGCGAAGGCGACGACAAGCTCGCCAACGGGCTCTTCGAAATCATGCATGCGAATCGCGCGGACTTCACGCTCACGTTCCGGAACTTGTCGAAGCTCTCGAAATCCGACGCGAGTCACGATGCGCCCGTGCGCGACCTGTTCCTCGACCGCGCCGCGTTCGATGCGTGGGCCGCGCAGTATCGCGAACGGCTCGCGCACGAGCCGCGCAACGACGCCGCGCGCGCCGAGGCGATGAATCGCGTGAACCCGAAGTACGTGCTGCGCAATCATCTGGCGGAACAGGCGATCCGTCAGGCCAACGAGAAGGACTTTTCGGAAGTCGCGCGCCTCTTGGACGTGCTGCGCCATCCGTACGACGAACAGCCCCAGTACGAGGCCTATGCCGGCCTGCCGCCGGACTGGGCGGGCGATCTCGAAGTCAGTTGTTCTTCTTAG